The Acidobacteriota bacterium nucleotide sequence CCCGGCCGTCCCGCACCGTCGCCTCGCCGCCCCGGGGCAGCTGGGGGCGAGCCAGGGCAACGATTAGCAGCAGAGCGCAAAGCCCCAACAATCCCAAATGCGCCATCAGGGACCGCCGGCGGTGGCGGGTCAGCCGATGGCGGCGGCGCGGGGCCACCCGCGTCTCCACCCAGGCCAGGGCCGCGAGATGCATCCGGGCGAAGATCCATCCCACCAGCGTCAGCGGCAGGACCAGCAGCAGCCAGCCGGGCTCGGCGAAATAGATCATGCCAGCGGCCTCCGAATCACCGACTCCAACGCCAGCAAGATCGCGAAGAGAATCAGCGCCAGCCCCGCCAGCGGAGGCACCCAGGAGCGCCGCAGCTCGATCTGACGACTCTCCAGCGGCGCCCGCTCGAGGCGGGAGAGCTGGTCGAAGATCTGTTCCAACGCTCCCTCGTCCACGGCCCGATAAAAACTGCCACCGGCGGCTTCCGTCATGGCTTCCAGCTGCGTCGTGTCCAGCACCGCCAGATAGGGGGAGTCACCACCCACCGGACGACCCCGGTAGGTCACCGCCACCGGCTCCTCACCGCCCACGCCGATGGCGTAGAAGCGCACCCCTTGATGCGCTGCATAGCGTGCCGCCAGCACCGGATCGAGGCCCAGATTGCTGGCGCCATCGGTGATCAGCACCAGCGCCTGCCCCCGTCCCTCGATGCGGCTCCGCTGCAATTGATCGATGGCCAGCACCAGCGCATCGCCGATGGCGGTGCCGCCGCTGCGCACCTGGTCGAGCACGTCCACCGTCACTCCATCCAGCAGGTTCCGCAGAGCTCGATGATCGGTGGTCAGGGGGCTCTGGACGTAGGCGTCGCGGGCAAAGATCACCAGCCCCAGCCGGTTGCTTCCGCCCTTGGCCAGCAGCTCCCGGGCCAAACCCTGGAGCGCCTCCAGCCGGTTGGGGGGAAAGTCCTCCGCCAGCATCGAGAGGGAGACGTCGAGCACCAGCTGCACGTCGACCCCTTCGTCGGTGATCCAATCCACGGTGGTGCGATGAGACGGCCCCGCCAGAGCCACCGCCGCCACCGCCACCAGAGTCAGTTCCACTATCGGTGCCAGCCGGGCCGCCCAACCTCGCAGCCTCCGGCGTCGCAGCAGGGATCGGCCCCGGCCTGCCGGTGGTGCCCCCTGGAGCGGCGCATGGACCACCACCGAGTGACGGCGATGGAGAAACCGCAGCCAGCCGTAGAGGGGCACCATCAGCAGCAGCCCGAACCACTCCGGCCGAGCCCAGGAGATCGCTTCGATCACGAGAGGTCTCCGGACTCCGAATCCGCTGCCAATCCGAGCACTTCCCGGGCGAGGCGGCACATACGCCCCCAATCCGACTCCGTGGGATCCCGGCGGCGGAATTGGTGGCGTTCGAGCATCCGCAGGAAGCGCAGGGCGGCGGGGTGCCGAGTGGCCTGGCTGTGTTCTTCGAGCTCCCGGGCGGTGAAGCGAGCCCACAGCCCTCCGCCTCCGTGGGCGGCGTCCAGATCCTGGCGCACCAGCTCCGACAGAGCATGAAAGCCCCGGCGGTAGGTCCCGGCCTCGGCGTGGGTGCGGTGTAGCCGCTGCACCCAGTCCGGCCCGGGGCTCTCCACCGCGGCCGGCACCGGCGCCGGCGCCGACGCGGCGCGATCGAGCCGCCGCAAGCCGCTCACGATCCCCCGCCACCACCACAGATCGATGACCAGCAGCGCCAGTGCCCACAGCACCCAGGTCCAGAGCCAGGGCTCGTCCAGGTGCAGTGGGTCCCCGAGACCGGCGGGCAGCTCGCGCTGCAGCCCCATCACTGACCTGGCCCCATCATGGGCTCGGCCCTATCACTGGCACGCCCCCCTCATCGGCTCGTCCGCCGGGAGCGCTGATGCAGGAATTGGCCCAAGACCTGAGGAATGGGCGCCTGGGAAGAGATCGTCGCATAGGCCAGCCCCAGCTCCCCGGAACGACGCTCCAGCTCCGGGTCGATGCCTCCGGTGGCGAGCTCGCCGGGGCTGACCCAGCTTTGGCGCGCCTCGCCTTCCGGCGCCACCGCCGGGAAGACCACCGCCGGGGCCGCCTCCCGCTCCACCGGGTCAAAAACGTGGAGCAGCGACACGTCGTGGCGGGAGCGCAGGTACTCCAGATCTTCCGGCACGTCGTGATCGAGAAAGTCGGAGATCAGAAAGACGACGAAGCGGCGCCGGCGATGAGCCTCGATGGCATGGATGGCGGCGCGGGGGTCCGACACGGCGACCCGCCGGCGCCAGGGCTCACTGCCCCGCAGCAGGGCGGCGAGGGTCCGCCACAGCTGCAGCCGTCCTCCCCGGGGAGCTCCCAGCTCCAGCACCTGGTCGGCGAAGAGGGCGTAGCCCAGGCGGTCCCCGGCATCCACCGCCGTCACCGCCAGGGTCGCCGCCAGCTCCACCGCCGTCTCCAACTTGCTACGGTGGCTCCAGCCGGTGTGCATGGAGGGGCTGACGTCCACCGCCAGGAAAACCTCCCGCTGCCGCTCCTCCCGATGCACCCGCACGTAGGGCTCGCCGAGGCGGGCGGTG carries:
- a CDS encoding VWA domain-containing protein, with amino-acid sequence MIEAISWARPEWFGLLLMVPLYGWLRFLHRRHSVVVHAPLQGAPPAGRGRSLLRRRRLRGWAARLAPIVELTLVAVAAVALAGPSHRTTVDWITDEGVDVQLVLDVSLSMLAEDFPPNRLEALQGLARELLAKGGSNRLGLVIFARDAYVQSPLTTDHRALRNLLDGVTVDVLDQVRSGGTAIGDALVLAIDQLQRSRIEGRGQALVLITDGASNLGLDPVLAARYAAHQGVRFYAIGVGGEEPVAVTYRGRPVGGDSPYLAVLDTTQLEAMTEAAGGSFYRAVDEGALEQIFDQLSRLERAPLESRQIELRRSWVPPLAGLALILFAILLALESVIRRPLA
- a CDS encoding DUF58 domain-containing protein, whose translation is MNQQPGAPSTPTTADASAEAAADSPSDVVAATRLAEAVRVLELAARHNAASLRSGEYSTAVPGQGYVFHEARKYVPGEAVRRIDWNITARLGEPYVRVHREERQREVFLAVDVSPSMHTGWSHRSKLETAVELAATLAVTAVDAGDRLGYALFADQVLELGAPRGGRLQLWRTLAALLRGSEPWRRRVAVSDPRAAIHAIEAHRRRRFVVFLISDFLDHDVPEDLEYLRSRHDVSLLHVFDPVEREAAPAVVFPAVAPEGEARQSWVSPGELATGGIDPELERRSGELGLAYATISSQAPIPQVLGQFLHQRSRRTSR